The Pseudonocardia broussonetiae DNA segment ACGCAGTCGAACAGGTCGAGCAGCTCGGCGTTCTCCGACGCCGAGTTGCGCGGGTTGATCGGGCACCAGACCGCGCCGCGGCGGGAGATCCCGAAGACGGTGGCGAAGGCGACGGGGTCGTTGCCCGAGAGGATCCCGACCTTGTCCCCCGCCCGGACGCCCGAGCGCGCGAGCGCCCGGGCGACGGCGTGGCTGTGGTCCTGCACGTCCCCGTAGGTGAGCGTGGTCGGACCCATCACGAGGCAGGGGGCGTCGCGTCCGAGCGACGCCCCCTTGTCCAGGTAGGCGGTCAGACCCATGCGGGGGCTCCCGGGAGGGTCACCGTCACATGCCCATGCCGCCGTCGACGGGGAGACCGGCCCCGTTGACGAACCGCGACGCGTCCGAGGCGAGGAAGACGACGGCGTCGGCCATGTCGGAGACCTCGCCGAGGCGACCCGAGGGCGTCAGCTCGATGACGGCGCCGACGGCCGCGTCGGGGCTCTCGAACAGGCCGAGCCCGGCCGTCTCCACCGCGAGCTTGACGCCCATGTCGGTGGCTACGAGGCCCGGGTAGAGGCAGTTGACGCGCACGCCGTAGCCGAGCTTGCCGGCCTCCATCGCGGCGACGCGGGTGAGCCGGTCGACGCCGGACTTGGTGGCCGAGTAGCCCGCGATCGCGGGGAACGCGATCGTGGCGGCGACCGAGGCGATGTTGATGATCGAGCCGCCGCCGCCCGCCGCCCCGCCCGGGCGCATCGTGCGGAAGCCGTGCTTGATCCCGAGCATGGTGCCGAGGATGTTGACCTCGAGCATCTTCTTGATCTCGTCCGGGTCGGTGTCGGCGAGGAGCTGCGTGACCTCGATGCCGGCGTTGTTGACCAGGATGTCGAGCCCGCCGAGCTCCGCGACGGTGTGCGCGGCCGCGGCCTCCCACTGGCTGTCGCTGGTGACGTCGAGCTCGACGAAGCCGCCACCCTCCAGGCCCGCGGCGGTCTGCTCGCCGACGTCCTTGAGCACGTCGGCGATCATCACCCTGGCTCCGGCGGCCGTGAGGGCCTGCGCCATGCCGGCGCCCAGCCCGCGGGCGCCGCCGGTGACCAGCGCGCGCCTCCCCGTCAGATCGATCGAGCTCATCCGTGGTCCTCTCATCGCCGGTGATGCGGACCACAACGTAGGAGGCGGCTTGGACGAGTGTCAAGACACGTCTGGACGACTGTCCAGACGGACCGGCCGGGGTACTCTCGTTGCCGTCATGAGCACCGCAGAGAAGGCCGGGCACGCCTCCGGCAACCGGTCCGACAGGGTCGAGGAGCGGCGCCGCGAGCTCGCCGACGCGGCGCTCACGACGCTGTCCGAGCTCGGCTACGCCCGCACCAGCCTGCGCGAGATCGCCCAGAACTCCGCGTTCAGCCACGGCGTCCTGCACTACTACTTCCGCGACAAGGTCGACCTGATCACCTACTGCGTCCGGCAGTACAAGGCCGCCTGCGTGCTGCGCTACGACCAGATCGTCGCCACAGCCGGCACCGCCGACGCCCTGGCCACCGGGTTCGCCGACGGGCTGGTCGCCACGCTCGTCGAGGACGCCCGGATGCACCGGCTCTGGTACGACCTGCGCTCGCAGTCGCTGTTCGAGGAGTCCTTCCGCGCCGACGTCCTCGACATCGACGCCACGCTCGAGCGCATGGTCTGGCGCATCGTCAGCCGCTACGGCGAGCTGTGCGACCGCCCGGTGCCCACCTCCCCCGCCATGACCTACGCCCTGTTCGACGGGCTGTTCCAGCAGGCGCTGCTGCACCACGTCGCGGGCTCCCCCACCGCGGGCCCCGACCTGCACGCCCGCGCGCTCGACCTCCTCGGCCGCCTCCTGCCGTGACCGACTGGGGGTCGGTCGCCGACTGGGTGTCCGCCTCGGCCACGGTCGCAGCGCTGCTCGCCGCCTCCTACGCCGCTCGCGTGGCGTACCGGCAGTTGAGGGTGCTCGAGGACCAGGAGGAGTACCGCCAGCGCGCCGAGAAGATCCGGGACGCCTCGCGCGTAGCAGTGTGGGTGCGCATCGACGCGATGAGCGCTCTGCCTGAACTGCGCTACGTCAACGCGAGTGGGATGCCGATCTACGACCTCGTGCTGTGGGTCGCCACTCCCGAGCAGACCTTCACGATCGTCTACGTCGTCGACGGCCCGTCGGCCGAGTCGAAGACGATGGTCCGAGGTACCGATGACTTGCAACGTCAGATCTGCGAGAGCACCTACAGACCGGGCTGGACGCAACTCCTGGAGTCCGGTCACCTCGTGTGCGCCGCGGCGTTCCGGGACTCGGTGAACCGCAGGTGGTTCCGGGACTTCCACGGTCGGTTGTCCGAGGTCGAGGAACAGGAGGATGTCGGGACGCGGTTCGCTGCACACCGGGTCGCGCGTTTCCCCCGCGACTCCGACACGGATGGATCTCGGCATCCGGGGCCGGCGGGCTAGGTGGGAACCGACCGGAGGACCGCGATCGACGCCGAGCGCGCCGCCACTGTCGAGCGCGCCGCGGCGCTGGCCCGCCAGGTC contains these protein-coding regions:
- a CDS encoding TetR/AcrR family transcriptional regulator, which produces MSTAEKAGHASGNRSDRVEERRRELADAALTTLSELGYARTSLREIAQNSAFSHGVLHYYFRDKVDLITYCVRQYKAACVLRYDQIVATAGTADALATGFADGLVATLVEDARMHRLWYDLRSQSLFEESFRADVLDIDATLERMVWRIVSRYGELCDRPVPTSPAMTYALFDGLFQQALLHHVAGSPTAGPDLHARALDLLGRLLP
- a CDS encoding SDR family NAD(P)-dependent oxidoreductase; this translates as MSSIDLTGRRALVTGGARGLGAGMAQALTAAGARVMIADVLKDVGEQTAAGLEGGGFVELDVTSDSQWEAAAAHTVAELGGLDILVNNAGIEVTQLLADTDPDEIKKMLEVNILGTMLGIKHGFRTMRPGGAAGGGGSIINIASVAATIAFPAIAGYSATKSGVDRLTRVAAMEAGKLGYGVRVNCLYPGLVATDMGVKLAVETAGLGLFESPDAAVGAVIELTPSGRLGEVSDMADAVVFLASDASRFVNGAGLPVDGGMGM